The Sphingomonas sp. So64.6b genome includes a region encoding these proteins:
- the sctC gene encoding type III secretion system outer membrane ring subunit SctC produces MMQVTTDERQTNGVDLPGKRAAMHAAMFALAMGSALPARAQDAVTRQSEAPQVSIVARDQPVGAFLRDLFGRAGRPVVPSNGLTGTVSGTFNGPIEKVFRDISKAFNFVGYYDGAALYIYSANELTVQTLPVGPAVAQRVLAQVRAQRLGDSRNILRAAGDGNLVASGTPRFIEQVTALSQGGSATPVPSYTGGPGPAPRSYGGSMPLEFRVFYLRYARAEDTLISAGGREVRIPGLATTMQNLVLDQRPGGSALAGTTQFGARLVRQSQPRLKGSGLDSVAPNIQQTPLLGLPTPGQYPGQSDVLGYGGGGEGVPLTQDVVRIEPSPYLNAVIVRDVPERMASYDSLVRALDVEPQLVEVEATIIDINTDKARDLGINWRFSSGGFGALFGNGTASDTLLSRTPGSRRDNVDRITPSGVGGTISTIIGSQREFLGRITALETKGVARVVSRPQLMTLSNVEAVFDRTRTFYVRVAGREEVDLFNVTAGTVMRVNPHVFRDHDQTRIRVLVNIEDGSISPTSRVQGIPIVDRASVSTQAMVLDGESLLLGGMTIDEDTDMEYKIPLLGDIPLLGNLFKSKSKRRGHTERLFLITPRVATLSSRLNPATVVSSTSTPATPMATLPLPMEGTK; encoded by the coding sequence ATGATGCAGGTCACGACCGACGAACGCCAGACAAACGGGGTCGACCTCCCGGGCAAGCGCGCTGCGATGCATGCGGCAATGTTCGCGCTGGCCATGGGGTCGGCCTTGCCGGCCCGCGCACAAGATGCGGTGACACGCCAGAGCGAGGCCCCGCAGGTTTCGATCGTCGCTCGCGACCAGCCGGTCGGTGCCTTTTTGCGCGACCTTTTCGGCCGTGCGGGCCGCCCCGTCGTGCCAAGCAACGGTCTTACCGGCACCGTCAGCGGTACGTTCAACGGGCCGATCGAAAAGGTTTTCCGCGACATTTCGAAGGCGTTCAATTTCGTCGGCTATTATGACGGGGCTGCACTGTACATCTATTCGGCGAATGAGCTGACGGTGCAGACACTGCCGGTCGGCCCCGCGGTCGCACAGCGCGTCCTCGCCCAGGTTCGCGCGCAAAGACTCGGCGATTCGCGCAACATCCTTCGCGCGGCTGGTGACGGCAACCTCGTCGCGAGCGGCACGCCGCGCTTCATCGAACAGGTGACCGCGCTTTCACAGGGGGGCAGCGCAACGCCGGTGCCGAGCTATACCGGTGGACCCGGACCCGCGCCGCGATCCTATGGCGGATCGATGCCGCTCGAATTTCGCGTTTTCTATCTGCGCTATGCCCGTGCGGAGGACACGTTGATCTCCGCCGGCGGGCGCGAAGTGCGGATTCCGGGTCTGGCAACGACGATGCAGAACCTCGTGCTCGACCAGCGTCCGGGCGGCAGTGCGCTCGCCGGCACGACTCAGTTCGGCGCCCGGCTGGTGCGCCAGAGCCAGCCGCGTCTGAAGGGTAGCGGACTCGATTCGGTCGCGCCCAATATCCAGCAGACACCATTGCTCGGCCTGCCCACGCCGGGGCAGTATCCGGGGCAGTCGGACGTTCTGGGCTATGGCGGCGGTGGCGAGGGCGTCCCGCTGACTCAGGACGTCGTGCGGATCGAGCCCAGCCCCTATCTGAACGCGGTCATCGTTCGCGACGTACCGGAACGCATGGCATCCTATGACTCGCTGGTTCGCGCGCTGGATGTCGAGCCGCAGCTGGTCGAGGTCGAGGCGACGATCATCGATATCAATACCGACAAGGCGCGCGATCTGGGGATCAACTGGCGCTTCTCGTCGGGCGGGTTCGGCGCTCTGTTCGGCAACGGCACCGCCAGCGACACGCTGCTGTCGCGGACACCGGGTTCGCGGCGCGACAATGTCGACCGGATCACCCCGTCGGGCGTCGGCGGCACGATCTCGACGATCATCGGCAGCCAGCGCGAATTCCTCGGACGCATCACTGCGCTCGAAACCAAGGGCGTGGCGCGGGTCGTGTCACGGCCGCAGCTGATGACGCTGTCGAATGTCGAGGCGGTGTTCGATCGGACGCGCACGTTCTACGTCCGCGTCGCGGGTCGCGAGGAAGTCGATCTCTTCAACGTCACCGCCGGCACCGTGATGCGGGTCAATCCGCACGTCTTCCGCGATCACGACCAGACCCGCATCCGCGTGCTGGTCAATATCGAGGATGGCAGCATCAGCCCGACCTCGCGGGTGCAGGGCATTCCGATCGTGGACCGGGCGAGCGTCTCGACCCAGGCGATGGTGCTCGATGGCGAAAGCCTGTTGCTGGGCGGCATGACGATCGATGAGGATACCGACATGGAATACAAGATTCCGTTGCTCGGCGACATTCCGCTGCTCGGAAATCTGTTCAAATCCAAGTCGAAACGGCGCGGGCATACCGAGCGGCTGTTCCTGATCACGCCACGCGTCGCGACGCTCAGCTCGCGGCTCAACCCGGCGACCGTGGTCAGCAGCACGTCGACCCCGGCGACGCCGATGGCCACATTGCCGTTACCGATGGAGGGAACGAAATGA
- a CDS encoding DUF2974 domain-containing protein: MQPIRQAPPPPPPSPPVLLPVRGPALPGIQPTSSYRSDWATQPAGPQPIAGRPTPPPEAQEGIGSFFTGAVAGNFSDNHTWSATAGQVAMGFVPIAGQIADVRDTAASIGQIARGESGGWLNLGASLIGFVPGIGDAAKAALRGGGNAAQAGTDVARTAARTADGAVTPGAARKLAEPPALQPAPRADTPPPSGPASRLANAADEGPTLMERAELAGDVYKTGAKDSSISPPAGFRVASADEIKGLGVDANLLGKADEKGFFARVYAHDSPAGTSYTVAFRGTNPSSMKDIAADAQQAFGADSVHYARALEIGRQLQNSGAEVTLVGHSLGGGLAADAAIASGRDATTFNAAGLHGSTIAKAEAAAGGRVAGDVDNYRVDGEALTMLQENPGARGVVGALAGGATGAGIGSIIPGLGTIVGGIGGAIGGGVGAAKLDLPKAFGDQHTMPYVKPEGASWWQNNPVNRHMIDAVLASTARYTGG; the protein is encoded by the coding sequence GTGCAGCCCATTCGCCAGGCCCCACCGCCGCCGCCACCGTCCCCTCCTGTGCTGCTTCCGGTGCGTGGGCCTGCGCTGCCTGGTATCCAGCCGACTTCCTCCTATCGCAGCGATTGGGCAACGCAGCCCGCCGGCCCTCAGCCGATCGCCGGCCGCCCAACCCCGCCACCCGAGGCGCAGGAGGGGATCGGCTCCTTCTTCACCGGCGCGGTTGCGGGCAATTTCAGCGATAACCACACCTGGTCGGCGACCGCCGGGCAAGTCGCGATGGGCTTCGTGCCGATCGCAGGGCAAATCGCCGATGTCCGTGACACTGCCGCATCGATCGGTCAGATCGCGCGCGGCGAAAGCGGTGGCTGGCTCAACCTCGGCGCATCGCTGATCGGTTTCGTGCCCGGCATCGGCGATGCGGCGAAGGCAGCACTGCGTGGCGGCGGCAATGCCGCGCAGGCGGGTACCGATGTCGCGCGCACCGCCGCGCGCACTGCGGATGGCGCGGTGACGCCGGGCGCCGCACGCAAGCTGGCCGAGCCGCCGGCGCTTCAGCCCGCGCCGCGCGCCGATACACCGCCGCCGAGCGGGCCGGCCTCCCGGCTGGCCAACGCGGCCGATGAAGGCCCGACGCTGATGGAGCGCGCCGAGCTGGCGGGCGATGTCTACAAGACCGGCGCCAAGGATAGCTCGATTTCCCCGCCGGCGGGTTTTCGCGTCGCGAGCGCCGACGAGATCAAGGGACTCGGCGTCGATGCCAATCTGCTTGGCAAGGCCGATGAGAAGGGGTTCTTCGCACGGGTCTATGCCCATGATTCCCCGGCCGGCACCTCCTATACGGTCGCTTTCCGCGGCACCAACCCGAGTTCGATGAAAGACATCGCCGCAGACGCCCAACAGGCATTCGGCGCCGATTCCGTCCATTATGCGCGCGCGCTCGAAATCGGGCGCCAGCTGCAGAATTCGGGCGCGGAAGTGACGCTGGTCGGCCATTCGCTCGGCGGCGGCCTTGCCGCGGACGCGGCAATCGCCTCGGGACGCGATGCGACCACCTTCAACGCCGCAGGCCTGCACGGATCGACCATCGCCAAGGCGGAAGCCGCCGCCGGCGGCAGAGTGGCGGGCGATGTCGACAATTACCGCGTCGACGGCGAAGCGCTGACCATGTTGCAGGAGAATCCCGGCGCACGTGGCGTCGTCGGCGCGCTTGCCGGCGGTGCGACCGGTGCTGGAATCGGCTCGATCATCCCCGGGCTCGGCACGATCGTCGGCGGCATTGGCGGCGCGATCGGCGGCGGCGTGGGCGCGGCCAAGCTCGACTTGCCCAAGGCGTTCGGCGATCAACACACCATGCCCTATGTAAAGCCCGAAGGCGCGTCGTGGTGGCAGAACAATCCGGTCAACCGGCACATGATCGATGCGGTCCTGGCCAGCACGGCGCGTTACACCGGCGGCTAA
- a CDS encoding FKBP-type peptidyl-prolyl cis-trans isomerase, with amino-acid sequence MPANLWLIALAAMSAQQAPARPDDAAAVSYANVQQLALAQRGPAQGWQVTASGLHWRRVKGDGAGVHPGPDDEVTAHYAGTFVDGATFDSSYARAEPITFRLGQVIPGWREALPLAGIGDVLEIAVPWTLAYGPRGKGPIPGGATLLFTVELIAVNGTPAAP; translated from the coding sequence ATGCCCGCTAATCTCTGGTTGATCGCTCTTGCGGCGATGTCGGCGCAACAGGCCCCGGCCCGGCCCGACGACGCTGCCGCGGTCAGCTATGCCAATGTGCAGCAGCTGGCGCTGGCGCAGCGCGGGCCGGCGCAAGGATGGCAGGTGACCGCGAGCGGACTGCACTGGCGTCGCGTGAAGGGCGATGGCGCCGGTGTTCATCCCGGCCCGGACGACGAGGTGACGGCGCATTATGCCGGGACGTTCGTCGATGGCGCGACGTTCGACAGCTCCTATGCACGGGCCGAACCGATCACCTTTCGGCTGGGACAGGTGATTCCCGGCTGGCGGGAGGCGCTGCCGCTCGCCGGTATTGGCGATGTGCTGGAAATCGCGGTTCCCTGGACGCTCGCCTATGGCCCGCGCGGCAAGGGGCCGATACCCGGCGGAGCGACCCTGTTGTTCACGGTCGAATTGATCGCCGTCAACGGCACGCCGGCCGCGCCGTGA
- the sctJ gene encoding type III secretion inner membrane ring lipoprotein SctJ, translating to MHAWTGRMGSKRLRPALMIGLALLLVACGRAELYGKLTESQANEMIAVLQSAGISANKADNGEKGWTLSTGQGDFSRAVEILHAQGLPREEFATLGTVFKKEGFVSSPTEERARLIYGLSQELSHTISEIDGVVQARVHLALPADQPLADAPKPSGASVFIKYRPGTDIQSQVGKIKALVVNSIEGLKYENVSVETFPAQPLPLAQIESASTMTRSSLVTIAPIFVLLLLGALGYPAFRRWLQRRAAANARTEILPGTEVKR from the coding sequence ATGCATGCATGGACCGGACGCATGGGGAGCAAGCGCCTGCGGCCCGCGCTGATGATCGGGCTTGCCCTTCTGCTCGTCGCGTGCGGGCGGGCGGAACTCTACGGCAAGCTGACCGAGTCACAGGCCAATGAGATGATCGCGGTGCTGCAAAGCGCCGGGATCAGTGCGAACAAGGCCGACAATGGCGAGAAGGGCTGGACGCTGTCGACCGGCCAGGGCGATTTTTCGCGCGCGGTCGAGATTCTTCACGCGCAAGGCCTGCCGCGCGAGGAATTCGCCACCCTCGGCACGGTGTTCAAGAAGGAAGGCTTCGTCTCGTCGCCGACCGAGGAACGGGCGCGGCTGATCTACGGTCTCAGCCAGGAACTGTCGCACACCATTTCCGAGATCGACGGGGTGGTGCAGGCGCGCGTCCACCTCGCGCTGCCGGCGGATCAACCGCTGGCCGATGCGCCCAAGCCGTCGGGCGCGTCGGTGTTTATCAAATATCGTCCGGGCACCGACATCCAGAGCCAGGTCGGCAAGATCAAGGCGCTCGTGGTCAATTCGATCGAGGGCCTGAAATACGAGAATGTCTCGGTCGAGACCTTCCCGGCTCAGCCGCTGCCGCTCGCGCAGATCGAATCGGCAAGTACGATGACGCGCTCCAGCCTTGTGACGATCGCGCCGATCTTCGTGCTGTTGTTGCTCGGCGCGCTGGGGTACCCCGCGTTCCGGCGCTGGTTGCAGCGCCGCGCCGCCGCCAATGCCAGGACCGAGATATTGCCCGGTACTGAGGTGAAGCGGTGA
- a CDS encoding FliI/YscN family ATPase has protein sequence MATDAPSRMVESLLDGLHRATTVERRGRIVEILGTTLKVTGITARIGESCEVIEPATGHVVPVEVVGIAGNATILTPLADVRGLSVDAEVIVRPGDDRVQVGAALLGRVLDGRGRPIDGKGDLPADLPRRSLHMPAPLPMARALIDTPLVTGIRAIDTLLTIGTGQRVGVFAAAGGGKSTLLAMMARFARADVIVIALIGERGREVREFIEDSLGAEGLARSVVICATSDRAAMERVRAAHHATAIAEGFRAEGKSVLLLMDSVTRFARALREIGLAAGEPAVRRGFPPSVFAELPRLFERAGNDETGSITAIYTVLVEDEEGGDPIDEEVRSILDGHIILSRKLGSAGHYPAIDILASLSRLFPRLANAPHRAAATQVRALMAKHAEIEFLVQVGEYRAGADPVADRAIIAKPEIEALLRQDATVPEAWDSALIRLRGIGG, from the coding sequence ATGGCGACTGACGCGCCCAGCCGCATGGTCGAGAGCCTGCTCGACGGGCTACACCGCGCGACCACGGTCGAGCGCAGGGGCAGGATCGTTGAGATCCTCGGCACGACCCTGAAGGTGACCGGGATTACCGCGCGGATCGGTGAATCGTGCGAAGTGATCGAACCGGCGACGGGCCATGTGGTGCCGGTCGAGGTTGTCGGCATCGCCGGAAATGCGACGATACTGACCCCGCTGGCCGATGTCCGCGGCCTGTCGGTCGATGCCGAAGTCATCGTGCGTCCGGGCGACGACCGGGTGCAGGTCGGCGCGGCGCTGCTCGGGCGCGTGCTCGACGGCCGCGGGCGGCCGATCGACGGCAAGGGCGACCTGCCGGCCGATCTGCCGCGCCGCTCGCTGCATATGCCCGCGCCGCTGCCGATGGCGCGTGCGCTGATCGATACGCCATTGGTCACCGGCATTCGCGCGATCGACACGCTGCTGACGATCGGCACCGGCCAGCGCGTCGGCGTCTTTGCGGCGGCCGGCGGCGGCAAATCGACTTTGCTTGCGATGATGGCGCGCTTCGCCCGGGCCGATGTGATTGTCATCGCGCTGATTGGCGAACGCGGACGTGAAGTGCGCGAATTCATCGAAGACAGTCTCGGCGCGGAAGGGCTGGCGCGATCGGTCGTCATTTGCGCGACTTCGGATCGCGCCGCGATGGAACGGGTTCGCGCGGCGCATCATGCGACCGCCATCGCCGAGGGATTCCGGGCCGAGGGCAAAAGCGTGCTGCTGCTGATGGATTCGGTCACCCGCTTCGCGCGCGCTCTTCGTGAGATCGGGCTGGCGGCGGGCGAACCGGCGGTGCGGCGTGGTTTCCCACCCTCGGTCTTCGCCGAATTGCCGCGATTGTTCGAGCGCGCCGGCAATGACGAGACCGGGTCGATCACCGCGATCTACACGGTGCTGGTCGAGGATGAGGAGGGCGGCGACCCGATCGACGAGGAAGTCCGCTCGATCCTCGACGGGCATATCATCCTGTCGCGCAAGCTCGGATCGGCGGGACATTACCCGGCGATCGACATCCTCGCGAGCCTCAGCCGCCTGTTCCCGCGACTGGCCAACGCGCCGCACCGCGCCGCGGCGACTCAGGTACGGGCGTTGATGGCAAAACATGCCGAGATCGAATTCCTCGTTCAGGTCGGCGAATATCGTGCCGGCGCGGATCCGGTCGCTGACCGTGCGATTATCGCCAAACCGGAGATCGAGGCGCTGCTCCGTCAGGACGCGACCGTGCCCGAAGCATGGGATAGCGCGCTGATCCGGCTGAGGGGGATCGGCGGATGA
- a CDS encoding FliH/SctL family protein, protein MSYVVLHADAFTTAATDDPVVSAGDVDRFGDVAALLAGTAALRNTTEQAVAAARAEGFEAGRAEGVRAGEDDVRAEWLRLAVRDGEIRRERQAEIAQLALAVVRRIAGDVGAAEMVAGLAERATATIAPDDGATVRVAPAMVDIVRVRFDGRAGILVEGDATLTNTDCIIETALGQVRAGLDVQLSAIEHAWRGHGSGEMADGD, encoded by the coding sequence ATGAGTTACGTTGTCCTCCACGCCGATGCTTTCACCACCGCCGCGACTGACGATCCGGTCGTGTCCGCAGGCGATGTCGACCGGTTCGGGGATGTGGCGGCGCTGCTCGCCGGAACGGCCGCGCTGCGCAACACTACCGAGCAAGCGGTCGCCGCGGCTCGGGCAGAGGGATTCGAAGCGGGCCGGGCGGAAGGCGTGCGCGCCGGCGAAGACGATGTCCGTGCCGAATGGCTGCGCCTTGCGGTGCGCGACGGCGAGATACGGCGCGAGCGGCAGGCCGAGATCGCACAGCTTGCCCTGGCGGTGGTGCGCCGGATCGCGGGCGATGTCGGCGCAGCTGAAATGGTCGCCGGGCTGGCTGAGCGTGCCACAGCGACGATCGCTCCCGATGATGGTGCGACCGTGCGGGTCGCGCCGGCGATGGTCGATATCGTCCGGGTCCGGTTCGACGGGCGCGCGGGGATTCTCGTCGAAGGCGACGCCACGCTGACCAACACCGATTGCATCATCGAAACCGCGCTGGGCCAGGTCCGAGCGGGTCTCGACGTGCAGCTGAGCGCAATCGAACATGCCTGGCGCGGCCATGGCTCTGGTGAGATGGCCGATGGCGACTGA
- a CDS encoding prolyl oligopeptidase family serine peptidase, protein MKRAAGAALIAIATALAAPATAQDALQWLEAPTDARALDWARRETRAAQATIAAMPDHATIEAELKTVLAAGDPPPDFLLMGSVTLRFQRSVAHPHGVLAVGRRAGDGAPGGWRDILDLDALRKTEGKPYELRFGRLGCAAPAYSRCIIALSPQGGDETELREFDLITGRFVADGFRTAAGRTFAAWLDKDRLLIEHGLNGAPTLPTGWPATVALWMRGTPLSAAKIVYRAQPTDMLMSLGVTGEGAGRVGVITRAIDYSNFEHLIVRGDGSVETTPIPRKVKMLSDNIGGGRIFAQLGEAATVGGRSLPAETIIAYDIAASVPAQRVGIVLGPTDDEFLANGYLAPGRSGVKMVLTRRGVQRIVTATRGKDGWTRARGEAQPAGTAIGFGAIDPDSDAVVMHRAGYLLPNRLELVGDTGKAVPLYAEKPAFDASGFVTELKTATSRDGTPIDYYLVRPRTAKPGAIPLLMTGYGAFGVSVTPEYLGRTVGGKALVPWLTRGGALAVPMIRGGGERGEAWHQAAIRGKRQNSYDDFAAVTEAIIKDGLTSPKHIGVFGSSNGGLLAAVMGTQRPDLYGAIVSDVPLTDLVRMPFMGMGAAWVNEYGDTKNPALLAAISAYSPYQNVVAGKHYPPFLVTVATSDNRVGPGHARKLAARLKEVGAPVYYLEDQEGGHGVSDPLSRPELMADRMTFLFDTLK, encoded by the coding sequence ATGAAACGCGCCGCCGGCGCCGCGTTGATCGCCATCGCCACTGCGCTGGCAGCGCCCGCGACGGCGCAGGATGCGTTGCAATGGCTGGAAGCGCCAACCGACGCACGCGCGCTGGACTGGGCGCGGCGGGAGACGCGAGCAGCGCAGGCGACGATCGCCGCGATGCCCGATCATGCGACGATCGAGGCGGAGCTGAAGACGGTGCTCGCCGCCGGCGACCCGCCGCCCGATTTTCTGCTGATGGGGTCGGTGACGCTGCGTTTCCAGCGTTCGGTCGCGCATCCGCACGGCGTGCTGGCAGTCGGCCGCCGCGCGGGCGATGGCGCGCCCGGCGGCTGGCGTGATATTCTTGACCTCGATGCGCTGCGCAAGACGGAGGGCAAGCCGTATGAATTGCGCTTCGGCCGGCTTGGCTGCGCAGCGCCGGCTTATTCGCGTTGCATCATTGCGCTGTCGCCGCAGGGTGGCGATGAAACCGAGTTGCGCGAATTCGATCTGATTACCGGCCGATTTGTCGCGGATGGCTTCCGCACCGCAGCGGGCCGGACGTTCGCGGCCTGGCTCGACAAGGACCGGCTGCTGATCGAGCATGGCCTGAACGGCGCGCCGACGCTGCCGACCGGCTGGCCGGCGACCGTCGCGTTATGGATGCGCGGCACGCCGCTCAGCGCGGCGAAAATCGTCTACCGCGCGCAGCCGACCGATATGCTCATGTCGCTCGGCGTGACCGGCGAGGGTGCGGGCCGTGTCGGCGTCATCACGCGCGCGATCGATTATTCCAACTTCGAGCATTTGATCGTGCGCGGCGACGGATCGGTCGAAACGACGCCGATCCCGCGCAAGGTCAAGATGCTGTCGGACAATATCGGTGGCGGCCGCATCTTCGCCCAGCTCGGCGAGGCAGCGACCGTCGGTGGCCGGTCGCTGCCCGCCGAGACGATCATCGCCTATGATATCGCGGCGAGCGTACCGGCGCAGCGGGTCGGTATCGTCCTTGGCCCGACTGACGACGAGTTCCTGGCCAACGGCTATCTGGCGCCGGGCCGCAGCGGCGTGAAAATGGTGCTGACCCGGCGCGGCGTGCAGCGGATCGTCACCGCGACGCGGGGCAAGGACGGCTGGACGCGCGCGCGCGGCGAGGCGCAACCGGCGGGGACGGCGATCGGCTTCGGTGCGATCGATCCGGACAGCGATGCGGTCGTGATGCATCGCGCCGGTTATCTGCTCCCCAACCGGCTCGAACTGGTCGGCGACACCGGCAAGGCAGTGCCGCTTTATGCCGAGAAGCCGGCATTCGATGCGAGCGGTTTCGTCACCGAGTTAAAGACCGCGACGTCGAGGGACGGCACGCCGATCGACTATTATCTGGTGCGCCCGAGGACAGCGAAGCCCGGCGCGATCCCGCTGCTGATGACCGGCTATGGCGCATTTGGGGTTTCCGTCACCCCCGAATATCTCGGCCGCACCGTCGGCGGTAAGGCGCTGGTGCCATGGCTTACGCGTGGCGGCGCGCTCGCGGTGCCGATGATCCGTGGCGGCGGTGAGCGCGGCGAGGCCTGGCATCAGGCCGCGATCCGCGGGAAACGGCAGAACAGCTATGACGATTTCGCCGCGGTGACCGAGGCGATCATCAAGGACGGCTTGACCAGCCCGAAGCATATCGGCGTGTTCGGCAGCTCGAACGGCGGACTGTTGGCCGCCGTCATGGGCACGCAGCGCCCCGACCTTTACGGTGCGATCGTCAGCGACGTGCCGCTGACCGACCTTGTCCGAATGCCCTTCATGGGCATGGGTGCTGCCTGGGTAAATGAATATGGCGATACCAAGAACCCGGCGTTGCTGGCGGCGATCAGCGCCTATTCGCCCTATCAGAACGTCGTCGCGGGCAAGCATTACCCGCCGTTCCTGGTCACCGTCGCGACGTCGGACAACCGCGTCGGCCCCGGCCATGCGCGCAAGCTCGCCGCGCGACTGAAAGAGGTCGGCGCACCGGTCTATTATCTGGAGGACCAGGAGGGCGGCCACGGCGTCAGCGACCCGCTCAGCCGGCCGGAGCTGATGGCGGATCGCATGACCTTTCTCTTCGACACGCTGAAATGA